One segment of Salvelinus alpinus chromosome 1, SLU_Salpinus.1, whole genome shotgun sequence DNA contains the following:
- the LOC139538512 gene encoding desmin-like gives MRGSSYSQKSQSLQVSGTRSSMRVQSPSPSRCRGSSYNNRGRSGYQGGHVSSAVELGTEIHQVHANEKEEMQELNVRFAGYIEKVQALEQRNALLTAELTALQGRFKGGPTGIGEEYNLKFKEMRELIEALTNEKGAADIERGYIEEEVEVWRMKLEEELALKEEAEMILREFRQDVDNATLQKAELEKSVEQLVAEIEFLKKLHDEEVADLMKQIEDSKVTTELDGDRPDLAAYLRNMRAEIETVAAKNVQEAEKWYKGKFETLKEVAGKKEEQMKSMKEEITTFHNQVTDLQNQIDGLRARNAALEQQLEDMEMAHMDKVGGLEGIIAQLEHQLCETKMEMGKYLADYQELLHIKLKLDAEIAVYRKLLEGEESRLGISAEKQPEA, from the exons ATGAGAGGATCTTCCTATTCCCAGAAATCCCAGTCCCTGCAGGTGAGTGGGACACGCAGTAGTATGCGGGTTCAGAGCCCCTCTCCCTCCCGGTGCCGTGGATCCTCGTACAACAACCGTGGACGCTCCGGATACCAGGGCGGCCACGTGTCCTCGGCCGTGGAGTTGGGCACAGAGATACACCAGGTCCATGCCAACGAGAAGGAGGAGATGCAGGAGCTAAACGTGAGGTTCGCAGGCTACATCGAGAAGGTTCAGGCCCTTGAACAGAGGAACGCCCTGCTGACGGCCGAGCTGACTGCGCTACAGGGCCGCTTCAAGGGAGGCCCCACCGGCATCGGAGAAGAGTACAACCTCAAGTTCAAGGAGATGAGGGAGCTGATCGAAGCCTTGACCAATGAGAAGGGAGCTGCTGATATCGAGAGGGGATAcattgaggaggaggtggaggtgtggAGAATGAAACTGGAAGAGGAGCTGGCACTGAAAG AGGAGGCAGAGATGATCCTGAGGGAATTCCGTCAAGACGTTGACAACGCCACTCTGCAGAAGGCTGAGCTCGAGAAGAGTGTCGAACAGCTGGTGGCAGAGATTGAGTTCCTCAAGAAGTTGCATGACGAGGAAGTTGCCGACCTCATGAAGCAGATCGAGGACTCCAAGGTGACCACGGAACTCGACGGTGACCGCCCCGACCTCGCCGCCTACCTCCGCAACATGCGCGCCGAGATTGAGACTGTGGCGGCCAAGAACGTCCAGGAAGCCGAGAAGTGGTACAAGGGCAAGTTTGAAACCCTCAAAGAAGTCGCCGGCAAGAAAGAAGAACAGATGAAGTCCATGAAAGAAGAGATCACCACCTTCCACAACCAGGTGACAGACCTCCAGAACCAGATCGACGGGCTGAGGGCGAGAAACGCGGCCCTGGAACAGCAGCTGGAGGACATGGAGATGGCCCACATGGATAAGGTTGGAGGCCTGGAGGGCATCATTGCTCAGCTGGAGCACCAGCTCTGCGAGACCAAGATGGAGATGGGCAAGTACCTGGCCGACTACCAAGAGCTGCTGCACATCAAGCTGAAGCTGGACGCTGAAATCGCTGTCTACAGGAAGctgctggagggagaggagagcaggctggggaTCTCTGCAGAGAAACAACCAGAAGCTTAA